Proteins co-encoded in one Arachis hypogaea cultivar Tifrunner chromosome 13, arahy.Tifrunner.gnm2.J5K5, whole genome shotgun sequence genomic window:
- the LOC112734022 gene encoding serine/threonine-protein phosphatase 7 long form homolog gives MMDEEAALQRIMVVREAFMVSPAGDSKPTLRNARFLNPVISSDAKSTHHHVSDSNSKALSSSFSAVPPVFEPNNWPMKIETLWWRSPPKKWVHWLDTLSPKYASMWKKVGILDALMSTKCNILKTNSSMELCVGVAEKWCPETNTFVFPWGEATITLEDLMVLGGYPVIGGPVFTVLKDEEMKHFEEKLISGRREAGRSKQKKASMSAWMDVFMDSGKEIEHEAFLVAWLSTFIFPNGELISKSVYPIAIQLARGVSIALAPAVLANIYRDLDLLKKAIVGVKENKVVEKDVKLQVTLRSPFHLVQVWVWERFKNLQPPNRR, from the coding sequence ATGATGGATGAAGAAGCAGCATTGCAGAGGATCATGGTGGTAAGAGAAGCCTTCATGGTTTCACCAGCTGGAGATAGCAAACCAACTCTGAGAAATGCCCGTTTTTTGAATCCCGTCATTTCTTCGGATGCAAAATCCACTCATCATCATGTTTCGGATTCTAATTCTAAGGctctttcatcttctttctccGCTGTTCCACCAGTTTTCGAACCCAATAACTGGCCTATGAAAATTGAAACCCTATGGTGGCGTTCCCCACCGAAAAAATGGGTTCATTGGTTGGataccctttctccaaaatatgCTTCAATGTGGAAGAAAGTTGGCATCCTTGATGCTCTAATGAGCACAAAGTGTAACATACTCAAAACAAACTCATCAATGGAGCTTTGTGTTGGGGTTGCTGAGAAATGGTGTCCTGAGACCAACACTTTTGTGTTTCCATGGGGTGAAGCTACAATCACCTTGGAGGACCTCATGGTTTTGGGGGGTTACCCTGTTATTGGTGGCCCTGTTTTTACTGTTCTTAAGGACGAGGAAATGAAGCATTTTGAAGAGAAATTGATTTCCggaagaagagaagctggaaggaGCAAACAGAAGAAAGCTTCCATGTCTGCTTGGATGGATGTTTTCATGGATAGTGGGAAGGAGATTGAACATGAAGCGTTTCTTGTTGCTTGgttatcaacttttatttttccTAATGGAGAGTTGATATCAAAGAGCGTGTACCCTATAGCTATTCAACTAGCTAGAGGGGTTTCGATTGCGTTGGCGCCGGCGGTTCTGGCGAATATTTACAGGGACTTGGACTTGTTGAAGAAAGCAATTGTTGGAGTGAAAGAAAACAAGGTTGTCGAGAAGGATGTAAAATTACAAGTTACCCTCCGATCACCGTTTCATTTGGTTCAGGTTTGGGTGTGGGAGAGGTTCAAGAACTTGCAGCCGCCGAATCGAAGGTGA
- the LOC140172941 gene encoding uncharacterized protein, with amino-acid sequence MAWENYCRPISERKMYFPSRLFEADVTSGYAEWWKNSVLCNVDPAIHNAQHKKRAGFSNIAALLNKAKRKTIDAEIPDVPPGFAPKDDRKEAAHKVLNAANSSEDCGATTRHPGKVTSDEEGKNLSSSAASTADYGAAGEPLQQKQKVVIIVDDDSESEPSMVAMEEDFSGENGTREQEMSSEKVEERIRRLENQLATVYKTKKIRQRK; translated from the exons ATGGCATGGGAAAATTATTGCAGGCCTATATCTGAAAGAAAAATGTACTTTCCTTCTCGGTTGTTTGAGGCAGATGTTACTTCAGGGTATGCAGAGTGGTGGAAGAATTCAGTGTTGTGCAATGTCGATCCTGCTATTCATAATGCACAGCACAAAAAACGAGCAGGATTTTCGAATATCGCGGCTCtgctaaataaagcaaaaagaaaaaccaTTGATGCTGAAATTCCTGATGTTCCTCCAGGTTTTGCTCCTAAAGATGACAGAAAAGAAGCAGCACATAAGGTTCTGAATGCTGCCAATTCCTCTGAGGATTGTGGTGCTACTACTCGCCATCCGGGGAAAGTAACAAGTGACGAAGAAGGTAAGAATTTGTCGAGCTCTGCAGCCTCTACTGCAGACTATGGAGCTGCAGGAGAGCCATTGCAACAGAAGCAGAAAGTTGTGATTATTGTGGATGATGACAGTGAGAGTGAACCTTCAATGGTGGCTATGGAGGAGGATTTCTCAGGTGAAAATGGGACCAGAGAACAAGAGATGTCTTCGGAGAAG GTTGAAGAAAGAATCAGAAGACTAGAGAATCAGCTTGCAACAGTGTATAAAACTAAGAAGATTAGGCAGAGAAAATGA
- the LOC112738293 gene encoding lycopene epsilon cyclase, chloroplastic has product MECLGARNFAAMSVCLSSSSRSRLRRKKLARIRTSICIRGISLHRHHHHDDDHYREASRSQCLSVEAKAGAGSESCVATKEDFADEEDYIKAGGSELVFVQMQQNKSMEMQSKLADKLPPISVGDVLDLVVIGCGPAGLALAAESAKLGLKVGLIGPDLPFTNNYGVWEDEFKDLGLGGCIEHVWKDTIVYLDNKDPIFIGRSYGRVSRHLLHEELLRRCVESGVSYLSSRVERIVEGSNGHSNVICEYDIVVRCRLATVASGAASGKLLQYEVGGPKVSVQTAYGVEVEVENSPYDPNLMVFMDYRDYMKQNVQTLEANYPTFLYAMPMSGTRVFFEETCLASKDAMPFELLKKKLFSRLNTMGIRITKTYEEEWSYIPVGGSLPNTEQKNLAFGAAASMVHPATGYSVVRSLSEAPKYASVIASILKEGHTSSIITHERSKENLSMQAWNTLWPQERKRQRAFFLFGLALILQLDIEGIRTFFHTFFRLPNWMWQGFLGSSLSSTDLVLFAFYMFIVAPNNLRMCLVRHLLSDPTGTTMVRTYLTI; this is encoded by the exons ATGGAGTGCCTTGGAGCGAGAAACTTCGCGGCAATGTCGGTTTGTTTAAGCTCTTCTTCGAGGTCGCGTTTGAGGAGGAAGAAGCTAGCCAGAATCCGAACCTCAATCTGCATTCGTGGAATTAGTTTGCACCGTCATCACCACCATGATGATGATCATTATCGTGAAGCTTCACGCTCGCAATGTCTCAGCGTGGAGGCCAAAGCTGGTGCCGGAAGCGAGAGCTGCGTGGCGACGAAGGAGGACTTCGCCGACGAAGAAGATTATATCAAGGCCGGTGGATCGGAACTCGTGTTCGTCCAAATGCAGCAGAACAAGTCCATGGAAATGCAATCCAAGCTTGCTGATAAG TTGCCACCCATATCTGTAGGAGATGTATTGGATCTAGTGGTGATTGGTTGTGGTCCGGCTGGTCTTGCTCTTGCTGCAGAATCTGCCAAGTTAGGATTGAAAGTGGGGCTCATTGGTCCGGATCTTCCTTTTACAAATAATTATGGTGTGTGGGAAGATGAATTTAAAG ATCTTGGACTTGGAGGTTGTATTGAGCATGTTTGGAAGGATACCATTGTATATCTTGATAATAAGGATCCCATTTTTATTGGACGTTCTTATGGACGTGTCAGTCGACATTTGCTTCATGAGGAATTGTTAAGAAG GTGTGTCGAGTCAGGTGTATCATATCTTAGCTCAAGAGTTGAAAGGATTGTTGAGGGTAGCAATGGCCACAGTAATGTCATCTGTGAATATGATATTGTGGTGCGCTGCAG GCTTGCTACTGTTGCATCAGGAGCAGCTTCAGGGAAACTATTGCAGTATGAAGTTGGGGGTCCAAAGGTGTCTGTCCAGACAGCTTATGGTGTGGAAGTTGAG GTGGAAAACAGTCCTTATGATCCCAACCTGATGGTTTTCATGGATTACAGAGACTACATGAAGCAAAATGTTCAAACTCTAGAAGCAAATTACCCAACATTTCTTTATGCAATGCCCATGTCTGGCACAAGAGTGTTCTTTGAG GAAACCTGTTTGGCGTCGAAAGATGCCATGCCTTTTGAGTTATTAAAGAAAAAGCTTTTTTCGAGATTAAATACAATGGGGATCCGAATTACAAAGACTTATGAAGAG GAATGGTCTTATATCCCCGTTGGTGGGTCCCTACCCAACACAGAGCAGAAGAACCTTGCATTTGGTGCAGCTGCTAGTATGGTGCATCCAGCTACAG GCTACTCAGTTGTGAGATCTTTGTCGGAAGCTCCAAAATATGCTTCAGTAATTGCCTCTATTTTGAAAGAGGGTCATACAAGTAGCATTATTACTCATGAACGAAGTAAAGAGAATCTATCTATGCAAG cTTGGAATACCCTTTGGCCACAAGAAAGGAAACGACAGAGAGCATTCTTTCTTTTTGGATTAGCATTAATTCTGCAGCTTGACATTGAGGGCATCAGAACCTTCTTTCATACTTTCTTTCGCTTACCTAATTG GATGTGGCAAGGATTTCTTGgctcctctctctcctctacaGACCTAGTACTATTTGCATTCTACATGTTCATAGTAGCACCAAATAACTTGAGAATGTGCCTAGTCAGACATCTGCTTTCGGATCCTACAGGGACAACAATGGTAAGGACCTACTTAACGATATAG
- the LOC112738294 gene encoding uncharacterized protein, with the protein MEVLGFLLAVSNSGRQLPPRRQLPSRNQKLVPIWKEISQLQKKEIEMKKAEARGSKAEQKAKKKQLEDEVTRLSANLKEEHAKALADGSRESKQSRVTLQVDASRFNCL; encoded by the exons ATGGAGGTCCTGGGGTTCCTCCTCGCCGTCAGTAACTCTGGCCGTCAGCTTCCTCCCCGCCGTCAGCTTCCTTCGCGCAACCAGAAGCTGGTCCCGATTTG GAAAGAGATATCACAACTGcagaaaaaagaaattgaaatgaaGAAGGCAGAAGCTAGAGGTAGCAAGGCTGAACAGAAAGCTAAGAAGAAGCAACTGGAGGACGAGGTTACTCGACTTTCTGCTAATCTTAAAGAGGAACATGCAAAAGCACTGGCTGATGGGAGCAGAGAATCCAAGCAGAGCCGAGTGACACTACAAGTTGATGCCTCTCGGTTTAACTGTTTGTGA